In the Chloroflexota bacterium genome, GCTCTTCCCGCCCCGCTATGCCTACGTGGTGCCGTACGACCTCTCGGGGCCGGAGGCTGCCCTCTACGAGCAGGTCACGACGTATGTCCGCGAGGAGATGAACCGCGCCGAGCGCCTCAAGGCGGAGGGCGAGGGCAAGCGCGGGCTCATCGTCGGCTTCGCCCTGATGGTCCTCCAGCGCCGCCTCGCGTCATCCCCCGCGGCGATCCACATGTCGCTCAAGCGTCGTCTTGCCCGCCTGGAGCGAACGCTCGCCGAGACGATGGTCGGGCGCGACGGCGCCCAGGCGCGCATCAATCAGCCTGACCTCACGGCCTTGACGATCGCCGACATCGAAGAGATCGACGACGACGAGGCGACGGCGGAAGAAGCCGAGGCGGCCGAGGAGACAGCAGTCGATCTCGCCACCGCCGCCAGCACCATCGCGGAGCTCCGTCTCGAGATCGAACGGCTCAAGGAGCTGGAAACCCTCGCCGCACACGTCCGCAAGCTCGGCACCGACACGAAGTGGACCGAGCTCTCGACGCTCCTCCAGGAGGCGCCCGAGATGCGCGATGCGGGCGGCGGGCGACGCAAGCTCATCGTGTTCACCGAGCACCGTGACACGCTCGACTATCTCGTCGAGCGGATCGGCACGTTCCTCGGGCGGCCGGAGGCGATCGTCGCGATCCATGGTGGGCTGCCGCGCGACCAACGGCGTGCTGCAGAATCTGCCTTCAAGAACGATCCCGCGGTCGTCGTCCTCGTCGCGACCGATGCGGCGGGCGAGGGCATCAACCTCCAGCGCGCCCACTTGATGGTCAACTACGACCTGCCCTGGAACCCAAACCGGATCGAGCAGCGGTTCGGGCGGATCCACCGGATCGGCCAGACCGAGCCGTGCCACCTGTGGAACCTCGTTGCCGATAAGACCCGCGAAGGTGACGTCTACGCCCGGTTGCTCCAGAAGATCGCCGTCCAGACGGAGGCCCTCGGGGGCACCGTCTTTGACGTTCTCGGTGAGGTCACCTACGAAGGCAAGCCGCTCCGGCAGCTCCTCATCGAGGCGATCCGGCACGGTGACAGCCCCGAGGTCCGGACCCAGATGACGCGGGTCATCGACGAGGCCCTCGACGTCGAACACCTCCGCGTGCTCCTTGCCACCCGTGCCATCGGGGCAAACCTCCTCGATACGACCAAGGTCGCCGCGGTTCGCGACGAGCTCGAACGGGCCGAGGCGAATCGCCTCCAGCCCCACTACGTCCGCGACTTCTTCCTCCAGGCATACAAGCGTCTCGGCGGCCAGGTCCGTGAGCGCGAGCCTGGGCGCTACGAGTTGACGAAGGTTCCCGGACGGATCCGGGATCGAGCCCGTGAGGCTGCGATGCGCCCGGGGGTCCTCGGCGCGTATGAGCGGATCGCGTTCGAGAAGGACCGGATCGCGGTCGTCGGGTTTCCGCTCGCCGAATTCGTCTGCCCTGGCCACCCACTCCTCGAGGCGACGATCGACCTCGTCCTTCAGGACCATCGGGAGCTCCTCCGCCGCGGTGCGCTGCTGATCGACGAGACCGACCCGTCGGACTCGATCCGAGCCCTCGTCTACCTGGAGCATGCGATCGTCGACGGACGACCCACACGTGACGGGCACCCGACCGTCGTGAGCCGTCGTCTCGAGTTCGTGGAGCTTGGGGAGGTCGATGCCGGCGGCGCCGGAGCAGCGCCCTATCTCGACTACCGACCGTGCGCGGACGAGGAGCGTTCCCTCGTTGGTCCGACGATCGATGCAGCTACATGGCTCGTCGGCACGACGCTGGAGGCCCGCGCCACCAACTATGCGATCGAGCGCCTCGCTCGCTCGCACCTCGCTGAGGTCCGCGAGCGGACCATCGACCGGATCGAGCGGACTCGCCGCGAGGTCCACGCCCGCCTGACCTACGAGATCAACTACTGGGACGGGCAGTACGCGCGGCTGCGCGAGCAGGAGCGGGCCGGAAAGCAGACCCGACTCGCCAGCGGAGTCGCCCGTCAGCGCGCCGACGACCTCGCCGATCGGCTCCGTTCCCGGACGCGCGAGCTGGAGCTTGAAGCGCAGGTCCAGGCGCTCCCACCGGTCGTCGTCGGCGGGGCGATCGTCGTGCCTCGGGGCCTACTTGATCGCCTGACCGGGAGGGCCCCGGCTGAACCCGAGCTGTTCGCCCGCGAAACCAGACGGATCGAGCGCCTTGCCATGGCCGCGGTCATGGCCGCCGAGCGCGCGATGGGACGCATCCCCGAAGACGTTGGCGACCGCAAGTACGGCTGGGACGTAGAGTCCCGGGAGCCCGGCGGCCGGCTCCGGCTCATCGAAGTGAAGGGCCGAGCAGAGGGCGCCACGACCGTCACGGTGACTCGGAACGAGATTGGGAAGTGCCTCAACGTGCCTGACCGCTGGTATCTCGCGATCGTCAGCGTGGACGGCGAGCGAGTCGCCGACCCGATCTATCTCCGGCGGCCCTTCTCGCTGGCGCCAGACCCTGCCTCGACGTCGGTGAACTACTCGATCAAGGACCTACTCGCCCAGGGCGAGGTCGTCGAGGCGGGGGCATGACTGATGCCGTGACGATCGAGTTGCCGGCGGCCGCGCTCGAGGCGGGTGTGGACGCCCTCCACCTCGGGCGAGAGATTGAGGACCACCTGCGCGGGCTCGGGCGAGTGCTGGTCGGGGATCTGCTTGCCAGCGGATACCTCGCACCCACCGCATGGGGCGCGCTCGGACCTTGGGCTGGGCGCGCGGCGTCCGAGGTCCTCCGCCAGCTCGCCGGCCACTGCTTGGCCGGCGACGTGGACTGGCGCGGTTTCTGGATAGCCCGTGGCATCACGATCGTCCCGGACGCCGTGAAGGCCGGCGTCCCAGGGATAACGCAGCTCGTGACCGCCGTCCCAGCGATCGTGCAGGCAGCTCTCGCCGATGACCGGCGAAAGGGGGCAGACCCCGCCCGCGAATGGGTGGTCATCGACAGCCGGAAGGGTCTCGTGTCCCAGCCCAAGACGTTGGAGGAGCTCGGGCCCGGAATCCTGGGCGTTACGAGGGAGGCAGTGCGGCTGATCGAGGCCAAGGCGATGCGCCGTATCGGCGACGCATGGGCGCGGGGCTTCCACGGTGTCACCTACCGGCTGGAGCCCGAGCTCGAGCCGTTGTTCGCGTCTCTCAAGGAGACATTGGCCGCTGTGGACGGCCCTCTGCCTGAGGAGCGGCTGCTTGAGCGACTCGACATCGGGCAATCTCAGAAGGGGCGCGACTATCGCCTGGTGGCGTTCGTGCTCGAGCTCGGGGGTATGGTCCGATTCGACGCTGATGCCGATCGTCGTCCGGTGATGTGGGCCCCGGCGACGGACCACGACGCCCGCGCCCGGATCGCGCTGGCGGACCGCATCGGCCGGTACCTCACCGAGGAGAACGCAGGCGCCCTGAGCTCCGCGGACATCGTCCTGGCCCTGAACAAGGCTGGCGGCGGCAAGCGGGTGACGATCGCCGAGGTTGAGCGAGCAGTTACGCTCACGCCGCTCGTGGAGCACCGGGAGGACGGGCGTTGGCAGGGGCGGTTCGAGTTTCTTCTCCGCCGCGGTGACCAAGCGTTTCGGATCATCAGCGCCGCGGGAGGGCCGGTTGAGCTCGCGGAGGTCGTCCGGCTGATCAACGCCCGCAACCGGCACAAGCCCGTGGAGATCCGGAACCTGTCGAACCACCTCGCGGGCGACGATCGCTTCGTCGCGATCGGCAAGAGCGGGCAGTGGGGACTCGCCGACCGCGACGCCGACGCGGCCGTCAACATCGTCGTCCTCATGATGGAGGTCCTGCGGCGTGCCGGCCACCCACTCGCGGCGGCCGAGATCGACGCGGCCGTCCGCGAGCGACGTACCGTAGGCAAGAACTCGGTGACGATGTACTTGGAGATGCGCTCCGAATTCGTGAAGCTGCCCGACAAGGGCTGGGCGCTAGTCGAGTGGCCCGAAGCTCGGAGAGCCAAGGTTGCCGACCAATCCGCCGGGCCCGCTGAACAGGCGAGGACCGCCGCGATCAAATACCTCAAGGAGCGCGGCGGAGAGGCAGTCATGGACGAATTGGCCGGAGCGCTTGCTGAGCGGCTGCGCACCTATCCAAGTCGTGTATCGGCCATTGTCCGCCGGCACGCCTCGTTCGAGGTCTTCACGCGCGATGGACGGTCCGTGATCAGGCTCGTTTCCGAGGACCCACGACCCCGCCGGGCACCGCGCAAAGAATCACTCGCTGACCGGATGGGCGCCCTCCTGATCCCGTACCTGACAGACGCTCCGGGCGGGGAGCGCGAGCTCGCCGATGTCGTCCGGTACGTCACCACCAAGATGGGCGTCATCCCCGCTACCGTGTACGGCTACGTCCGGCGCATTCCTGGCGTCGTGCGCATCGACGAAGGTGACCGCAAGCTGGTGCGGCTGGCCAGAGTGCCCGTCGACTCAGGCGCCGCCACCTGGCCGGAGCCGGCCACGGAGGCACGGGTTCGGGCCATCATGGCGGCCGGCGAGAAGCCCAACATTGAGTTCAAGTCCACGCTCCGATGGAACGTGAAGGCCAACCTCGACACGCCCGACCTGCTGAACAAGATGGTCACGAAGACCATCGCCGCCTTCGCGAACACGCTGGGCGGAACCTTGCTGATCGGCGTGGACCCGGTAGGCCGCGTGTGCGGTGTCGAGCTCGACACCAAGGTCATGCAGAAGCCGGGCGAGTCAGTGATCGACTGCTTCTCGCAGTACCTTGCAGTCGTGATGAAGAGCCAGCTCGGGCTCGAGGAGTCGGCCCACGTCGCGACGCAATACGTCGAGCTCGACGGGGGGACGGTCTGCCTTGTGGACGTACCGCCGGGCTACGGGCCCGTGTACCTGACGACCAAGGAGCTGGTCAAAGAACAGGCACGCGAGGTCACCGAGTTCTACGTGCGTAACGGAACCACGTCCGAAGCCCTGCCGCTGCCGAAGATCGCCGACTACATCAACAGGCACTGGAAGTGACGGTGCCCGTCAAGCGCAAGCTCATCGAGGTCGCTCTCCCGCTCGAGGCGATCAACGTCGCGTCGGCACGCGAAAAGACGATCCGCACCGGTAGGCCGGCCAACATGCATCACTGGTGGGCGCGCCGGCCGCTCGCCGCCTGCCGCGCCGTGCTGTTCGCGAGCATTGTCGACGACCCCTCCTCGGACCCCGACCGCTTCCCGACGCGAAAGTCCCAGGAGGATGAACGCACCCGCCTGTTCGAGATCATTAGGCGACTGGTGCAGTGGGAGAACACTGCGAACGAGGCGGTCCTCGAAGAGGCCCGAGTGGAGATCCGTCGCTCGACTAACGGCAACCCGCCGCCCGTTTTCGATCCGTTCTGTGGCAGCGGAAGCATCCCGTTCGAGGCCCAGCGGCTCGGCCTTACCGCATACGCGTCCGACCTCAACCCGGTTGCTGTTCTCATCACGAAGGCGTTGATCGAGATCCCACCGAAGTTCGCAAACCGCCCGCCCGTCCATCCCGACACCCGGCGCGGCTTGGGTTCTTCAGGGTCGTGGGAGGGAGCAGCCGGGCTGGCTGAGGACGTCCGCCGGTACGGCGCCTGGATCCGTGACGAGGCCGAGCGCCGAATCGGCCACCTCTACCCGAAGGCCAGCCTGCCGAAAGAACACGGTGGCGGCGAAGCACCAGTCATCGCATGGCTGTGGGCACGCACCGTTAGCTGTCCGAACCCTGCCTGCGGCGCCACGATGCCGTTGGTGCGCTCGTTCGAGCTCAGCAAGAAGAAGGGCAAGGAGGCGTGGGCGGCCCCGGTCATCAACCGAGCCGACCGGAGCATCTCGTTCGCAATCGGTGGACCTCACGGGAAGGCGCCCGACGGCACTGTCGGACGCCAAGGCGCGCGCTGCCTCGTTTGCGAATCGCCGGTGCCGCTCGAATACATTCGCGCAGAGGGCCGGGCGAAGCGGATGGGCGCTCAGCTGATGGCGGTCGCCGCGGAAGGCCAGCGAGGGCGGGTCTACGTTCCTGCAACTGGGGAGCATGAGTCGATCGCGCGGTCGGCAGAGCCAGCTTGGGCTCCTGAGACGGACCTGCCCGATCAGGCCCTCGGGTTCCGCATCCAAGCCTACGGGTTGACGAAGCACCGCGACCTCTTCACCCCCCGACAGCTCGTCGCCCTCACAACACTCAGCGAACTCGTTCGAGAGGCGCGGGAGCGTGTTGCCAGTGACGCGGCAGCGATTGGGCTGACGAGCGACGACGCGAGGCTGCGCGATGGCGGCAGCGGAAGTGACGCATACGCGGACGCCGTAGCGGTCTACCTCGCCTTTGCGCTGGACAAGCAGGTTGACCTAGGCAATGCCCTGTGTCCCTGG is a window encoding:
- a CDS encoding DUF3883 domain-containing protein, which gives rise to MAHLEDLNKGALVAGVVAVNPVTVVDVTWHGSEVLTLTYRTADGTVAERLIYREDEPRLSIVEEGKPWAFDGDGETFKLASEAKRIDLAYLFDPYVAVSTSLVEPLPHQITAVYEAMLPRQPLSFLLADDPGAGKTIMTGLFIRELIVRGDLRRCLIVTPGSLVEQWQAELAEKFHLDFTLLTRDRIEGSASGNPFADADLMIARLDKLSRDEDLQLILDNAPDWDLIVFDEAHKLSAQLFAGEVKKTKRRLLAERVRPHTRHFLLLTATPHNGKEEDFELFMSLLDPDRFAGHKRKASDAAPPASDPGELMRRLMKEQLVKFDGTALFPPRYAYVVPYDLSGPEAALYEQVTTYVREEMNRAERLKAEGEGKRGLIVGFALMVLQRRLASSPAAIHMSLKRRLARLERTLAETMVGRDGAQARINQPDLTALTIADIEEIDDDEATAEEAEAAEETAVDLATAASTIAELRLEIERLKELETLAAHVRKLGTDTKWTELSTLLQEAPEMRDAGGGRRKLIVFTEHRDTLDYLVERIGTFLGRPEAIVAIHGGLPRDQRRAAESAFKNDPAVVVLVATDAAGEGINLQRAHLMVNYDLPWNPNRIEQRFGRIHRIGQTEPCHLWNLVADKTREGDVYARLLQKIAVQTEALGGTVFDVLGEVTYEGKPLRQLLIEAIRHGDSPEVRTQMTRVIDEALDVEHLRVLLATRAIGANLLDTTKVAAVRDELERAEANRLQPHYVRDFFLQAYKRLGGQVREREPGRYELTKVPGRIRDRAREAAMRPGVLGAYERIAFEKDRIAVVGFPLAEFVCPGHPLLEATIDLVLQDHRELLRRGALLIDETDPSDSIRALVYLEHAIVDGRPTRDGHPTVVSRRLEFVELGEVDAGGAGAAPYLDYRPCADEERSLVGPTIDAATWLVGTTLEARATNYAIERLARSHLAEVRERTIDRIERTRREVHARLTYEINYWDGQYARLREQERAGKQTRLASGVARQRADDLADRLRSRTRELELEAQVQALPPVVVGGAIVVPRGLLDRLTGRAPAEPELFARETRRIERLAMAAVMAAERAMGRIPEDVGDRKYGWDVESREPGGRLRLIEVKGRAEGATTVTVTRNEIGKCLNVPDRWYLAIVSVDGERVADPIYLRRPFSLAPDPASTSVNYSIKDLLAQGEVVEAGA
- a CDS encoding putative DNA binding domain-containing protein, translated to MPAAALEAGVDALHLGREIEDHLRGLGRVLVGDLLASGYLAPTAWGALGPWAGRAASEVLRQLAGHCLAGDVDWRGFWIARGITIVPDAVKAGVPGITQLVTAVPAIVQAALADDRRKGADPAREWVVIDSRKGLVSQPKTLEELGPGILGVTREAVRLIEAKAMRRIGDAWARGFHGVTYRLEPELEPLFASLKETLAAVDGPLPEERLLERLDIGQSQKGRDYRLVAFVLELGGMVRFDADADRRPVMWAPATDHDARARIALADRIGRYLTEENAGALSSADIVLALNKAGGGKRVTIAEVERAVTLTPLVEHREDGRWQGRFEFLLRRGDQAFRIISAAGGPVELAEVVRLINARNRHKPVEIRNLSNHLAGDDRFVAIGKSGQWGLADRDADAAVNIVVLMMEVLRRAGHPLAAAEIDAAVRERRTVGKNSVTMYLEMRSEFVKLPDKGWALVEWPEARRAKVADQSAGPAEQARTAAIKYLKERGGEAVMDELAGALAERLRTYPSRVSAIVRRHASFEVFTRDGRSVIRLVSEDPRPRRAPRKESLADRMGALLIPYLTDAPGGERELADVVRYVTTKMGVIPATVYGYVRRIPGVVRIDEGDRKLVRLARVPVDSGAATWPEPATEARVRAIMAAGEKPNIEFKSTLRWNVKANLDTPDLLNKMVTKTIAAFANTLGGTLLIGVDPVGRVCGVELDTKVMQKPGESVIDCFSQYLAVVMKSQLGLEESAHVATQYVELDGGTVCLVDVPPGYGPVYLTTKELVKEQAREVTEFYVRNGTTSEALPLPKIADYINRHWK